AGAGAGATTTCCAAGGCTGCAGCATCAGTCTTAAGATGGCCACGAACCACATCCTGAGCCTTCGGTGGCACAGGAACGGCTGTGCGAACGGGGTGGGTGCTCTGGTTGCGTGGGACCTCGACTTTGTGGTCCCAGGCGGTATCAAAGTCGTTGGGCGGAATCTCCACTGAGTCAATCTGCTTCAAAAGCTTGAGCATCTTGTCCAATTGGGCCATGAGCTTGCTGTTCTTCTCATGGCCAGTGCGATCAATTCCCTCTTCGCCCTTGATATCCTCGGTTCGCTCAAGGACGGCCCCACAATTTTGACATTCAAAGCCTTCGTCCGAGACCAGACTTAAAACATCCAGTTCGGTCCATTCAGACAAGCAACGCGGACACATATACTCCTTGCGCTCTTCGCTCGGTGTGTACTGCTCCTTGATCGTCGAGGTCAGCCTGGAGACCTTGTATTTGATCGCATCAATGACCGGATGAAGTGGAATGTAGTAGTATTCTCGATTCACCGGACGCGTTGCACCATCGCGAATCTCGGCGCGTGTGCTCCTGCAATCGAGAAACAGTTATGCCGGATTAGCCATGGGTTGCGACAATCAGAATGATACGATGTGAGCCATACACTCCTATGAGACGATCTTCCCGAAGGCGCGCGCAAAGCTTTCGCAGGTCTTTCTGCTGCATACCCATGAGAAAAGCAAGATCTTCAGCATGAAGGCTATGAGAAGTCAGCACATGCCCGCAATTCAATCCGAGTTCCCTAAGCAAGAGTCTCGTACACTGAATGCAGAAAGAGCGCATCGACGATCAGAATATGGCGAGTCTCGTAGAAGGCGCGAGCGACGCTTCGAATGAGAGTGTTGGCAAGATCCATGATTGCGATGAGTGCTTGGACGGGGTTGGCAGCGCAAGGTATATCGTAGCTAATAGATTAGCCCGAGGGCGCAATTTCAGAAGACAGAGCTTCGTGGATCCTTCAAGAAGCAGAAATGATCATCATATCTCACTGACTCTGCAAGATACTGAAGGTGAGACGATGGAAGGGAGAGCTCAATTATGAGGAGTGAGTGGAAGCTCAACGGAGCGCAAGGCAATCGTGCTAGGTGCCTAGTGAAATAGCACAAGGAAGAACTTGTGAACCGACGGGGTTCGAAGAGAGCTTCAAATGACAGATGAGCGGGTCGGCTGCCTGAGGTTGGAGTCCGTCCCAATAGGGTAACGTACCATCTGCGAGACTAAGCCGGATGTGGACTAGCCCTCTCCACCGTCGAAAATGTCCGCGGCGGCCATTTGCTCGTTCCGCAAATCTTATCGTGCCAAATTCGAGTTCATGCGTGTCTACAATTTCTGGCAACGCAACATTGCCGGACTCACTTCCTTGGTCCAAGCGAACCGCCATTGCGATATTCACAGTCGCATCTCGTCTCAACTAAGGCGATACAGCCAATCCTATCCCACCGAAACGAGAGCTGAAGCCGAGCTCAAGGAATTCTTCAAACGCGTACCATGGCCGACAACGCCCCAGGAGGAGCGGATGCTGGTAGCAAGCGTAGGAACCGTAATATGGGAAGGTCAGAATGGAGGTATGTTACTTGGGGTTATTCGCGTGCCATTGAACACAGTGACTGATTAAGCAAGCCGTCAAGCCCGAGATAAGAGAAAGCGTgccgaggaaaaggaagaggcaaAGCGCCGCAAGATCGAGAATGGCGAAGACGTCGTGAACCCTATCTACGCCACTGAGTTTtccaaggaagaaattgacaATGAAGAGCGACGCCCTAAGAAGAAGGTGGCGCTTATGATCGGATATTCAGGAACTGGGTATTATGGCATGCAACTGTGAGTGAACGACGTCTATCCGTCTCCGCGGGGTTTTTTGTGGAGCCCTGCAACTGACTGCGCTTTGCGACATAGAATTGAAGATAAGCCCACTATTGAAGGCGAGCTGTTCTCGGCCCTGGTGGCTGCTGGTGCGATTTCCAAAGCCAACGCGACCGACCCGAAGAAGTCCTCTTTTATTCGCTGCGCCCGGACAGACAAGGGCGTGCACGCCGCGGGGAACGTGGTGTCTCTCAAGATGATCATCGAAGACTCGGATATTGTGGAAAAAATCAACTCCCATTTGAGCCCGCAGATCCGCGTTTGGGGCTTGGAGCCTACCGCCAAGAGTTTCAGCTGTTATCAGATGTGTGATTCTCGTGTTTACGAGTATCTGCTTCCTACCCATTGTCTGCTTCCGCCTCACCCTAGTACTTTCCTCGGGAAGAAGATCGTGGAGCTTGCCGAGCAGGCCGGCGATCTAGATCAAGTGAACGCGCGGCAAGAAGAGGTCACCGGCTACTGGGAGAAGGTGGACGAGGAGTACATCAAGCCAATTCTTGAAACCGTCCCAGAGGACGTTCGAAACATCATCCAGCAATCCCTCTTTGCTGCGGATTCGGCTCCCCCAGGTCTCGAGAACGAGGATGAGTCGCAGGTGCAAGCCCCGGAGAAGCCCGCGGAGGAAGCAGCCCAGCCCGAGAAAAATGACGCTGTTGAATCAAAGAGCGAAGAGCCCTTTGTGATGGATCCTCGCCAAAAACTCATCCTCGATACTACCAAGGCGATCAAAGCCGCCTACATGAAAGCCCGACGGTCATATCGAGCGCCGGCTTCTCGCATTGCCAGATTGCAGGAGGCTCTGGACCGGTATGTGGGTACGCCAAACTTCTACAATTACACCATTCAGAAGACGTTTAAGGATCCGTCAGCCAAACGCCACATCAAGTCATTCAATGTCAATACGACTCCGGTGGTCATCAACGGGACCGAGTGGCTCAGTTTGAAGGTTCACGGTCAGAGCTTCATGATGCATCAGATTCGCAAGATGGTGGCCATGGCTACCCTCGTTGTTCGCTGCGGCTGTCACCCTGATCGTATCAAAGACTCATATGGTCCCGATCGGATCGCGATCCCCAAAGCCCCGGGCCTGGGACTGTTGCTCGAGCGGCCCATCTTCGACAGCTACAACGCCAAGGCTGCTAGTCTGGGTCGTGGACCTGTCCACTTTGAGCGATTTACCAAGGAGATGGACGAGTTTAAGCAACGTGAAATTTACGATCGAATCTTCCGCGAGGAGGAACAAACCGCAGCGTACGTTCTCGGGATTTGATACAAATAATTCGTGCACCAACCCTTTCATCCAGACTGACAATTCTCTTCCGCATAGGTTCGGCAATTTCTTCAATCATATTGACCACTTCCAGACCAACTTCTTCTTGTACTGCACGTCGGGTGGCATTCCCGCCGCCAAGCTTGTTTCCGCCCCCGGTGGTTCCCAAGGAGCCGCAAAGGGAGACAACAAGACTGGCAAGGACTCCGGCAGTGCAGCATTGGCTCATGTGGAATCGGAGGACGAGGGTGCACTACCCACGaatggggaggaagaaggatgatTGATTCTCTTAGGGTTGCGTGTAACACTGACAGCCTCGTGTACGGATAAGCTCAGGGTCTTTTTTCCCGCGGATCAATCGTCGGTCAGGTCACCGCATTCACAAGTGGCATTTCGTTCTCCAATTCAATGTTACTCAGACAGTGGTCTTTTTTGGACCACAGTATGCATCCATGTATACCGAGCTTGCCACCAGACCGAAAGGATCGTCTACCCAAATAGTCCACACTCCACATAGTCCAAGTGCCACAGGCAATCACGCCTACTGGAAAGCTCTCAAAAGCCCGACAGAGTA
The window above is part of the Penicillium oxalicum strain HP7-1 chromosome VI, whole genome shotgun sequence genome. Proteins encoded here:
- a CDS encoding tRNA pseudouridine synthase 1, coding for MSAAAICSFRKSYRAKFEFMRVYNFWQRNIAGLTSLVQANRHCDIHSRISSQLRRYSQSYPTETRAEAELKEFFKRVPWPTTPQEERMLVASVGTVIWEGQNGASRQARDKRKRAEEKEEAKRRKIENGEDVVNPIYATEFSKEEIDNEERRPKKKVALMIGYSGTGYYGMQLIEDKPTIEGELFSALVAAGAISKANATDPKKSSFIRCARTDKGVHAAGNVVSLKMIIEDSDIVEKINSHLSPQIRVWGLEPTAKSFSCYQMCDSRVYEYLLPTHCLLPPHPSTFLGKKIVELAEQAGDLDQVNARQEEVTGYWEKVDEEYIKPILETVPEDVRNIIQQSLFAADSAPPGLENEDESQVQAPEKPAEEAAQPEKNDAVESKSEEPFVMDPRQKLILDTTKAIKAAYMKARRSYRAPASRIARLQEALDRYVGTPNFYNYTIQKTFKDPSAKRHIKSFNVNTTPVVINGTEWLSLKVHGQSFMMHQIRKMVAMATLVVRCGCHPDRIKDSYGPDRIAIPKAPGLGLLLERPIFDSYNAKAASLGRGPVHFERFTKEMDEFKQREIYDRIFREEEQTAAFGNFFNHIDHFQTNFFLYCTSGGIPAAKLVSAPGGSQGAAKGDNKTGKDSGSAALAHVESEDEGALPTNGEEEG